In one window of Halomarina pelagica DNA:
- a CDS encoding DUF7089 family protein, with protein MFSRRDLPDDLASVRETHVPGALVLDCEADFETLPPAQAEELGLLVDSLDPVSYPEEWLPPDAPAQLRAYAGRDFTVGMPGDGGVTWTRQTAPPTVLVKARTEGSPGDFVDFLVGEALVEAGLGLPEHFLGFFEERYREFAAAVDPSGASAPADATASDASSGRTAGLSPADTYQLAVALYDAYLGLHTREAFRGWASDRPRLHAAWADAGQRLQPRLSGLSREVATDRTDFATAAELACAGLKHDLDLPTPFGALDTEAYREYGADYAVTWARKTFEKLRE; from the coding sequence ATGTTCTCTCGACGTGACCTGCCCGACGATCTCGCGTCGGTCCGCGAGACGCACGTCCCGGGCGCGCTCGTCCTCGATTGCGAGGCCGACTTCGAGACCCTCCCGCCCGCGCAGGCGGAGGAACTCGGCCTCCTCGTCGATTCGCTCGACCCGGTGAGCTATCCGGAGGAGTGGCTCCCGCCGGACGCGCCGGCCCAGCTGCGCGCCTACGCCGGTCGGGACTTCACGGTCGGGATGCCCGGCGACGGCGGCGTGACGTGGACGCGCCAGACCGCCCCGCCGACCGTCCTCGTGAAGGCCCGAACGGAGGGATCGCCCGGGGACTTCGTGGACTTCCTCGTCGGCGAGGCGCTGGTCGAGGCGGGACTCGGCCTCCCGGAACACTTCCTCGGGTTCTTCGAGGAGCGGTACCGGGAGTTCGCCGCCGCCGTCGATCCCTCCGGCGCGAGCGCTCCCGCCGATGCGACCGCTTCCGACGCTTCGTCCGGTCGCACCGCCGGTCTCTCCCCCGCGGACACCTACCAGCTCGCGGTCGCCCTCTACGACGCCTACCTCGGGCTTCACACCCGCGAGGCGTTCCGCGGCTGGGCGTCCGACCGCCCGCGCCTCCACGCGGCGTGGGCGGACGCCGGCCAGCGACTCCAGCCTCGCCTCTCCGGGCTCTCCCGGGAAGTGGCGACCGATCGCACCGACTTCGCCACCGCCGCGGAACTCGCCTGCGCCGGCCTCAAGCACGACCTCGACCTGCCGACGCCGTTCGGCGCGCTCGACACGGAGGCGTACCGCGAGTACGGGGCGGACTACGCCGTCACGTGGGCGCGAAAGACGTTCGAGAAACTGCGCGAATGA
- a CDS encoding nitrite/sulfite reductase: MAHKKEAWKDECYGDAVRDRILAFAEEGFESVPEDERDAWFSRFKFWGLFHQRSGQEGYFMMRIANADGVLRPGQLTAVAEVARDYAVGPVANPEFGNGWIDLTSRQSIQLHWIRLADVPAIWKKLEAVGVSTRSSGGDAMRNITGSPVAGKDAREVIDTRPLLERLSTDLRGDDALSNLPRKFNIGVSGVPDGSAQDAINDVGLEPARQEVDGEAVIGYNVRVGGGLGGKQPRVARPLDVFVTPEEAYEVVRGFVRLYRDHGDRQRRARNRTRFLVDEWGTDRIRDLLDAEYVDFDLRPAGEDFRERYEYNAGSGTGDADLVGVNQQRDGDYFVGLTVPVGRLPARDALALADLAEAYGSGEIRLTRRQNPLLVDVPESNVADLLAEPLLERYPAEPTPFQRGGMACTGTEFCSLALTETKTRLARLLRWLNANVDLPPDVEHLHVHFSGCTADCGHAHTADIGLLGMRGRKDGELVEALDVGVGGGMGEEPGFVTWIRQRVPADEVPGALRNLIEAFVAERSDGESFREWVAATDEEALTAFCEPEETDYEDPAMYDAKGSWYPFADDSTPARSAVDGAPTTSDD; encoded by the coding sequence GTGGCGCATAAGAAGGAGGCGTGGAAGGACGAGTGCTACGGCGACGCGGTGCGCGACCGGATCCTCGCGTTCGCGGAGGAGGGGTTCGAGTCCGTCCCCGAGGACGAGCGGGACGCCTGGTTCAGCCGCTTCAAGTTCTGGGGACTGTTCCACCAGCGGAGCGGCCAGGAGGGCTACTTCATGATGCGGATCGCGAACGCCGACGGCGTCCTGCGCCCCGGGCAGCTGACGGCCGTCGCGGAGGTGGCCCGCGACTACGCCGTCGGGCCGGTCGCCAACCCCGAGTTCGGCAACGGGTGGATCGACCTCACCAGCCGCCAGTCGATCCAGCTCCACTGGATCAGGCTTGCGGACGTCCCCGCGATCTGGAAGAAGCTCGAGGCCGTCGGCGTGAGCACCCGCTCCTCCGGTGGGGACGCGATGCGCAACATCACGGGCAGCCCCGTCGCCGGGAAGGACGCCCGCGAGGTGATCGACACCCGGCCGCTCCTCGAGCGCCTGTCGACCGACCTCCGCGGGGACGACGCCCTGTCGAACCTCCCCCGGAAGTTCAACATCGGCGTGAGCGGGGTCCCCGACGGCTCGGCCCAGGACGCGATCAACGACGTCGGCCTCGAACCGGCGCGGCAGGAGGTAGACGGCGAGGCGGTGATCGGCTACAACGTCCGCGTCGGCGGCGGGCTCGGGGGGAAGCAACCCCGGGTCGCCCGGCCGCTCGACGTCTTCGTCACCCCCGAGGAGGCCTACGAGGTCGTCCGCGGGTTCGTACGGCTCTACCGCGATCACGGCGACCGCCAGCGCCGCGCGCGCAACCGAACCCGCTTCCTCGTCGACGAGTGGGGCACGGACCGGATCCGCGACCTGCTCGACGCGGAGTACGTCGACTTCGACCTCCGCCCGGCGGGCGAGGACTTCCGCGAGCGGTACGAGTACAACGCCGGATCGGGAACCGGCGACGCGGACCTCGTAGGGGTGAACCAGCAGCGCGACGGCGACTACTTCGTGGGTCTGACCGTCCCCGTCGGACGGCTCCCGGCGCGCGACGCGCTGGCGCTCGCCGACCTCGCGGAGGCGTACGGCTCCGGCGAGATCCGGCTCACCCGGCGGCAGAACCCCCTTCTCGTGGACGTCCCCGAGTCGAACGTGGCCGACCTGCTCGCCGAGCCGCTCCTGGAGCGCTACCCGGCGGAGCCGACGCCGTTCCAGCGCGGCGGGATGGCCTGCACGGGGACGGAGTTCTGCTCGCTCGCGCTCACGGAGACGAAGACGCGCCTCGCCCGGTTGCTCCGGTGGCTGAACGCGAACGTCGACCTCCCGCCGGACGTGGAGCACCTCCACGTCCACTTCTCGGGCTGTACGGCCGACTGCGGACACGCCCACACCGCCGACATCGGCCTGCTGGGGATGCGCGGGCGGAAGGACGGCGAACTCGTCGAGGCGCTCGACGTCGGCGTCGGCGGTGGGATGGGCGAGGAACCGGGCTTCGTGACGTGGATCCGCCAGCGCGTCCCCGCGGACGAGGTGCCGGGCGCGCTGCGGAACCTGATCGAGGCGTTCGTCGCAGAGCGGAGCGACGGGGAGTCCTTCCGCGAGTGGGTCGCGGCGACCGACGAGGAGGCGCTGACGGCGTTCTGCGAACCGGAGGAGACGGACTACGAGGACCCGGCGATGTACGACGCCAAGGGGTCGTGGTACCCGTTCGCCGACGACTCGACGCCCGCACGGTCGGCGGTCGACGGCGCGCCGACCACCTCGGACGACTGA
- a CDS encoding glutathione S-transferase N-terminal domain-containing protein: MANLELYELEGCPYCAKVKRKLDELGLEYESHMVPRSHAERTEVEEVSGQTGVPVLVDEEHGVEGMAESDDIVAYLEETYGQGADGDASASA; the protein is encoded by the coding sequence ATGGCGAACCTCGAACTCTACGAACTCGAAGGCTGCCCGTACTGCGCGAAGGTCAAGCGCAAGCTCGACGAACTCGGACTCGAGTACGAATCGCACATGGTCCCGCGGTCGCACGCCGAGCGCACCGAGGTTGAGGAAGTGAGCGGACAGACCGGCGTTCCGGTCCTCGTCGACGAGGAGCACGGCGTCGAGGGGATGGCCGAGTCCGACGACATCGTGGCGTACCTCGAGGAGACCTACGGCCAGGGCGCGGACGGGGACGCGAGCGCGAGCGCCTGA
- a CDS encoding transcriptional regulator — MSRSALVGNVTAMLADAGFLVSDRCAVRPKSFDLAARRGDDVILVKILGNIDSFDGATGAEMRRLGTYLDATPMVIGLRTRDEDLKPGVVYFRHGVPVLSPDTAMDFFVEDVPPLIYAAPGGLYVSIDGDVLADARKQRDWSLGRLATELGVSRRTVSKYEDGMNASVEVAVRLEELFDAPLTHPVDVFETEEHRDGDSTPEDPEAGPDDKPLVAVLTRVGFDVHPTLRSPFKAVSEDDERREALLTGHSEFDRTAEKRARIMSSVGEVTRTQSFYVVDRAKRERVDRTVLIEREEVERIDDAEDLRDLLRERREDVEEPA, encoded by the coding sequence ATGTCACGGTCTGCACTGGTCGGCAACGTGACGGCGATGCTCGCCGACGCGGGGTTCCTCGTGAGCGACCGGTGTGCCGTACGCCCGAAGAGCTTCGACCTCGCCGCCCGACGCGGCGACGACGTCATCCTCGTGAAGATCCTGGGGAACATCGACTCGTTCGACGGCGCGACCGGCGCGGAGATGCGTCGGCTCGGCACGTACCTCGACGCGACGCCCATGGTCATCGGCCTCCGAACCCGCGACGAGGACCTCAAACCGGGCGTCGTCTACTTCCGACACGGCGTGCCCGTCCTCTCGCCGGACACGGCGATGGACTTCTTCGTCGAGGACGTCCCGCCGCTCATCTACGCCGCGCCGGGCGGGCTCTACGTGAGCATCGACGGCGACGTCCTCGCCGACGCGCGCAAACAGCGCGACTGGAGCCTGGGACGGCTCGCCACGGAACTCGGCGTCTCGCGCCGGACCGTCTCGAAGTACGAGGACGGCATGAACGCGAGCGTCGAGGTCGCCGTCCGCCTCGAAGAACTGTTCGACGCGCCGCTCACCCATCCCGTCGACGTCTTCGAGACCGAGGAGCACCGGGACGGCGACTCGACCCCGGAGGACCCCGAGGCGGGCCCGGACGACAAGCCCCTCGTCGCGGTGCTCACGCGCGTCGGGTTCGACGTCCACCCCACGCTCCGCTCGCCGTTCAAGGCGGTCAGCGAGGACGACGAGCGCCGCGAGGCCCTGCTCACCGGGCACTCCGAGTTCGACCGCACCGCCGAGAAGCGCGCCCGGATCATGAGTTCCGTCGGCGAGGTGACCCGCACCCAGTCGTTCTACGTCGTCGACCGCGCGAAGCGCGAGCGCGTCGATCGGACCGTCCTCATCGAACGCGAGGAGGTCGAGCGGATCGACGACGCCGAGGACCTCCGCGACCTCCTGCGCGAACGCAGAGAGGACGTCGAGGAACCGGCGTGA
- a CDS encoding tRNA(Ile)(2)-agmatinylcytidine synthase has translation MTIVGLDDTDSREHGMCTTYVAALIADLLRDRGRVERLLLVRLNPAVEHKTRGNAALAIHTDVSSDVAFEVARDAIETHAATDDERTNPGLVVIPGGPDDPSASDGPNAPDDSSALDDSSALDDFGASAGVHDALAAFARSAVREHLTIADAEALVEHAGYRSAAWGDGRGRIGALAAAGAWAAWPPSSSHTSPGDWTYECISYRERERWGTPREVDRDSVFAAAEAEYPAVWDTVDRGEGETVCVPHTPCPILHGIRGDDRGAVERVARAIEGEPVARRDTFLTNQGTDAHLAPGTVDGVLDGRAYRLSGTVSTPPETRQGGHVFFDFADPDGEYEIRCAAFEPTKRFRDRVRALRPGDRITACGEVADGTLKLEKFAVRDLVATERVAPTCPDCGRTMKSAGRDQGYRCRDCGTAAAGKVERGIERDLESGWYEVPPCARRHIAKPLVRGGFDAPTHPER, from the coding sequence GTGACGATCGTCGGACTCGACGACACGGACTCCCGCGAGCACGGCATGTGCACCACGTACGTCGCCGCCCTGATCGCGGACCTGCTCCGCGACCGCGGGCGCGTCGAGCGCCTGCTACTGGTCCGACTCAACCCCGCGGTCGAGCACAAGACCCGCGGCAACGCCGCCCTCGCGATCCACACCGACGTTTCGTCCGACGTCGCCTTCGAGGTCGCCCGGGACGCCATCGAGACCCACGCCGCGACCGACGACGAGCGGACCAACCCCGGCCTGGTCGTCATCCCCGGCGGTCCCGACGATCCGAGCGCCTCCGACGGCCCGAACGCCCCCGACGATTCGAGCGCCCTCGACGATTCGAGCGCCCTCGACGACTTCGGCGCGAGCGCCGGCGTCCACGACGCGCTCGCCGCCTTCGCCCGCTCTGCGGTCCGTGAGCACCTCACGATCGCCGACGCCGAGGCGCTCGTCGAACACGCCGGCTACCGGAGCGCGGCGTGGGGCGACGGTCGCGGGCGCATCGGCGCGCTCGCCGCCGCGGGCGCGTGGGCGGCGTGGCCCCCGTCGTCGTCCCACACCTCTCCCGGCGACTGGACCTACGAGTGCATCTCCTACCGCGAGCGGGAGCGCTGGGGGACGCCGCGCGAGGTCGACCGCGACTCCGTCTTCGCGGCCGCCGAGGCCGAGTACCCCGCGGTCTGGGACACCGTCGACCGCGGCGAGGGTGAGACGGTCTGCGTCCCCCACACCCCCTGTCCGATCCTCCACGGCATCCGCGGCGACGACCGCGGGGCGGTCGAGCGCGTCGCCCGCGCGATCGAGGGCGAACCCGTCGCCCGCCGCGATACCTTCCTGACCAACCAGGGGACCGACGCCCACCTCGCCCCGGGGACGGTCGACGGCGTCCTCGACGGCCGCGCCTACCGGCTCTCGGGGACGGTCTCGACCCCCCCGGAGACGCGACAGGGCGGGCACGTCTTCTTCGACTTCGCCGATCCCGACGGGGAGTACGAGATCCGGTGCGCCGCGTTCGAACCCACCAAGCGCTTCCGCGACCGCGTCCGCGCGCTCCGCCCGGGCGACCGCATCACCGCCTGCGGGGAGGTCGCGGACGGCACCCTCAAACTGGAGAAGTTCGCGGTCCGCGACCTCGTCGCGACCGAGCGCGTCGCGCCCACGTGTCCGGACTGCGGGCGGACGATGAAGAGCGCCGGCCGCGACCAGGGCTACCGCTGTCGGGACTGCGGGACCGCGGCGGCGGGGAAGGTCGAACGGGGGATCGAGCGCGACCTCGAATCGGGCTGGTACGAGGTGCCGCCGTGCGCCCGCCGGCACATCGCCAAGCCGCTCGTCCGCGGCGGGTTCGACGCGCCGACGCACCCCGAGCGGTAG
- a CDS encoding succinylglutamate desuccinylase/aspartoacylase family protein, producing MTTLGTATAAPGEVAVGRLAVGEARDGSQVALPVAVINGANDGKTLYLQAVSDGDELNGVGVLQRLIPQLDPEAISGEILVTGIVNVHGFYVAQHRNPIDDTKMNRAYPGDANGTSSERIAAATFEAATRADLILDLHQGSTSRMIDETRVRCGHRHRLHRECLELAKVFGCGYILDQKGPDGQLARAAPDEGIPTVDPELGGSVGWDEESIRLGVRGVKNVLAHYGFTEGDVEIEPQTRATGFEQYGAPAGGLITFHKDLGDDVVRGDPLFDVTDAFGTVKSTVTADSGGIFWRTRRLPQVATGEYVCSVGTDIDEV from the coding sequence ATGACGACGCTCGGTACGGCGACCGCCGCTCCGGGGGAGGTAGCCGTCGGGCGCTTGGCCGTCGGCGAGGCCCGCGACGGAAGCCAGGTCGCGCTCCCGGTCGCGGTCATCAACGGCGCGAACGACGGCAAGACCCTCTATCTGCAGGCGGTGAGCGACGGCGACGAACTCAACGGCGTCGGCGTACTCCAGCGGCTGATCCCCCAGCTCGACCCCGAGGCGATCTCGGGCGAAATCCTCGTGACGGGGATCGTCAACGTCCACGGCTTCTACGTCGCCCAGCACCGCAACCCGATCGACGACACCAAGATGAACCGGGCGTACCCCGGCGACGCCAACGGGACGTCAAGCGAACGGATCGCCGCCGCCACCTTCGAGGCGGCCACCCGCGCCGACCTCATCCTCGACCTCCACCAGGGATCGACCAGCCGGATGATCGACGAGACGCGGGTCCGCTGTGGCCACCGCCACCGCCTCCACCGCGAGTGTCTCGAACTCGCGAAGGTGTTCGGCTGCGGGTACATCCTCGACCAGAAGGGTCCCGACGGCCAGCTCGCCCGCGCCGCCCCGGACGAGGGCATCCCCACCGTCGACCCCGAACTGGGCGGTAGCGTCGGGTGGGACGAGGAGAGCATCCGCCTCGGCGTCCGGGGCGTGAAGAACGTCCTCGCACACTACGGCTTCACCGAGGGCGACGTGGAGATCGAACCGCAGACCCGCGCGACCGGGTTCGAGCAGTACGGCGCGCCCGCGGGCGGCCTCATCACGTTTCACAAGGACCTCGGCGACGACGTCGTCCGGGGCGACCCCCTCTTCGACGTCACCGACGCGTTCGGCACCGTGAAATCGACCGTGACGGCCGACTCCGGGGGGATCTTCTGGCGCACCCGACGCCTCCCGCAGGTCGCCACCGGCGAGTACGTCTGCTCGGTCGGGACGGACATCGACGAGGTGTAA
- a CDS encoding MFS transporter has product MTKWRTLLLATAAFNLSFLIWFSFAPFTGPIGEEFGLTTWDLGLLASAAIWSAPPGRIVTGWLSDRFGAPKVFAAVLAYVGAFSVVSAFADSYVAFFLSRLVVASAGVTFVVGIQHVAQWFPEEQLGTAEGVYAGVGNAGAAGGALLLPRLFGTDWRSAFLVTGVAAMAMAVVYVLLGEDAESEARAREASERASLREWLHVATRYGVLGLSLAYVMSFGLEISMNGWLPTYFREGFGSGLVVASTFAATFSLAAGLLRPIGGYVSDRLVREERDVLPVFAGRPREQWTVVCLSCVVVSLFGLTLAGETGSVTLTVAAGVLVGASCAFAEGAVFAQVPAMFPERTGTAAGLVGGIGTFGGIGFPLVFASAATTLGSVHAGYAAVAALVVPIVLLNAWIARPVVARRAHAAGPFDPASSPERADESDD; this is encoded by the coding sequence ATGACGAAGTGGCGGACGCTCCTGCTCGCGACCGCCGCGTTCAACCTCTCCTTCCTGATCTGGTTCTCGTTCGCCCCGTTCACTGGCCCCATCGGCGAGGAGTTCGGGCTCACGACGTGGGACCTCGGACTGCTCGCGAGCGCCGCCATCTGGAGCGCGCCGCCGGGCCGGATCGTGACCGGCTGGCTCTCCGATCGGTTCGGCGCGCCGAAGGTGTTCGCCGCGGTGCTCGCGTACGTCGGCGCGTTCAGCGTCGTCAGCGCGTTCGCCGACTCCTACGTCGCGTTCTTCCTCTCGCGACTGGTCGTCGCCTCGGCGGGCGTCACGTTCGTCGTCGGCATCCAGCACGTCGCCCAGTGGTTCCCCGAGGAGCAACTGGGGACCGCCGAGGGCGTCTACGCCGGCGTCGGGAACGCGGGGGCCGCCGGAGGGGCGCTCCTGCTCCCGCGGCTGTTCGGGACCGACTGGCGGAGCGCGTTCCTCGTCACGGGCGTCGCGGCGATGGCGATGGCGGTCGTCTACGTCCTGCTGGGTGAGGACGCAGAAAGCGAGGCGCGGGCACGCGAGGCGAGCGAGCGGGCGTCCCTCAGAGAGTGGCTCCACGTCGCCACCCGCTACGGCGTCCTCGGTCTCTCGCTGGCCTACGTGATGAGCTTCGGGCTCGAGATTTCGATGAACGGCTGGCTCCCGACGTACTTCCGCGAGGGCTTCGGCTCGGGGCTCGTGGTCGCGAGTACCTTCGCGGCGACCTTCTCGCTCGCCGCGGGACTCCTTCGGCCGATCGGCGGGTACGTCAGCGACCGGCTCGTGCGCGAGGAGCGCGACGTCCTCCCCGTGTTCGCCGGTCGCCCGCGGGAGCAGTGGACCGTCGTCTGCCTCTCGTGCGTGGTGGTCAGCCTGTTCGGACTGACGCTCGCGGGCGAGACGGGGAGCGTGACGCTCACCGTCGCCGCGGGCGTGCTCGTCGGCGCGTCCTGTGCGTTCGCCGAGGGCGCGGTGTTCGCGCAGGTCCCGGCGATGTTCCCCGAGCGGACGGGGACGGCCGCCGGGCTCGTCGGCGGGATCGGCACGTTCGGCGGGATCGGCTTCCCCCTCGTGTTCGCCTCCGCCGCGACGACCCTCGGGAGCGTCCACGCCGGGTACGCCGCCGTGGCCGCCCTAGTGGTCCCCATCGTCCTCCTGAACGCGTGGATCGCGCGGCCAGTCGTCGCCCGTCGGGCGCACGCCGCCGGACCGTTCGACCCCGCGTCCTCCCCGGAGCGCGCGGACGAGAGCGACGACTGA
- the nasA gene encoding assimilatory nitrate reductase NasA, with protein MSEQVPTTCMRCAVGCGHVQQGAAIGYGVDAVRGDPAHPVNRGLACRRGTSESADPDGEWLTRPLIRRSGELVPTTWDVALGAVIARFRAITERDPNGVAVLGSGQQTNEAAYALGKVARGGVGTRNYDANTTLCMASAVRAYYDAFGSDAPPPTYDDVPLADVHVIWGANPAVAHPVLFRWIEDSAADGDLVVVDPVETRTAARADLHVRPKPGADLALVRAVLAAAVERDGIDEAFVREATTGFEALRARLPTVEAGAAAAGVPAGTVRRLAALLDRRTLLYWGMGVNQSANGTATARALIDLCLATGNLGPGRGPFSLTGQANSMGTRVCSSKGTWPGHRPFDDPAARAAVAATWGVPEARLPDDAGPGPVGIVDRVGSEVEAVWTVATNPVASLPDADRAASRLDEAFLVVQDAFRTETVECADVVLPAATWGESSGTAMNMERTVSRVRPVTGTPSGVRSDLDLIAAIGNGVAPGLFPDAPPSATATFAEFAALTAGTNADCSGITYERLDAERAVRWPAPDADSVGGYRYRDGDGWSFPTADGLARFGAQVAADPAEPTDEAYPLTLTTARTAEAYNTGVRSRAGPGDRGALVARVHPATVERHRSGIERGGDGPTATLQSRRGAVPARLVPDQGVPEGVVWVPIHHPLANRLTLPAVDPLSREPNYKQCAVRLVAPERSRGVALPEVS; from the coding sequence ATGAGCGAACAGGTCCCGACGACGTGCATGCGCTGCGCCGTCGGGTGCGGGCACGTCCAGCAGGGCGCGGCGATCGGGTACGGCGTCGACGCGGTGCGCGGCGACCCGGCCCACCCCGTCAATCGCGGGCTGGCCTGTCGGCGGGGGACGAGCGAGTCGGCCGACCCCGACGGCGAGTGGCTTACCCGCCCGTTGATCAGGCGCAGCGGCGAGCTAGTTCCGACGACCTGGGACGTCGCACTCGGGGCGGTGATCGCTCGCTTCCGGGCGATCACCGAGCGGGACCCGAACGGCGTGGCGGTCCTCGGGAGCGGCCAGCAGACCAACGAGGCGGCGTACGCCCTGGGGAAGGTCGCCCGCGGCGGCGTCGGGACGCGCAACTACGACGCCAACACGACGCTCTGCATGGCCAGCGCGGTCCGGGCCTACTACGACGCGTTCGGGAGCGACGCGCCCCCGCCGACGTACGACGACGTCCCGCTGGCCGACGTGCACGTGATCTGGGGGGCGAACCCGGCGGTCGCGCACCCGGTGCTCTTTCGCTGGATCGAGGATAGCGCGGCCGACGGCGACCTCGTCGTCGTCGATCCCGTCGAGACGCGGACCGCGGCGCGCGCGGACCTCCACGTCCGACCGAAGCCGGGTGCCGACCTGGCGCTCGTCCGCGCCGTGCTCGCCGCCGCCGTCGAACGCGACGGGATCGACGAGGCGTTCGTGCGCGAGGCGACGACCGGGTTCGAGGCCCTGCGCGCTCGGTTGCCGACCGTCGAGGCGGGGGCGGCCGCGGCGGGCGTCCCGGCCGGGACGGTCCGCCGACTCGCGGCGCTGCTCGACCGTCGGACGCTGCTCTACTGGGGGATGGGCGTCAACCAGAGCGCGAACGGGACCGCGACGGCGCGGGCGCTGATCGACCTCTGTCTCGCCACGGGGAACCTCGGACCGGGGCGCGGGCCGTTCTCGCTCACCGGGCAGGCCAACTCGATGGGGACGCGCGTCTGCTCTTCGAAGGGTACCTGGCCGGGCCACCGACCGTTCGACGACCCGGCGGCGCGAGCGGCGGTCGCGGCGACCTGGGGGGTCCCCGAGGCGCGCCTCCCGGACGACGCCGGTCCGGGGCCGGTCGGGATCGTCGACCGCGTAGGGAGCGAGGTCGAGGCCGTCTGGACGGTGGCGACGAACCCCGTCGCCAGCCTGCCCGACGCGGACCGGGCCGCATCGCGGCTGGACGAGGCGTTCCTCGTCGTCCAGGACGCGTTCCGCACCGAGACCGTCGAGTGCGCCGACGTCGTCCTCCCGGCCGCGACGTGGGGCGAGTCCTCGGGGACGGCGATGAACATGGAGCGGACGGTCTCGCGGGTGCGCCCCGTGACCGGGACGCCCTCGGGGGTCAGGAGCGACCTGGACCTGATCGCGGCGATCGGGAACGGCGTCGCTCCCGGCCTGTTCCCGGACGCGCCGCCGTCGGCCACGGCGACGTTCGCCGAGTTCGCCGCGCTCACCGCGGGGACGAACGCCGACTGCTCGGGGATCACGTACGAGCGACTCGACGCCGAGCGCGCCGTCCGCTGGCCCGCGCCCGACGCCGACTCGGTCGGCGGCTACCGCTACCGCGACGGCGATGGCTGGTCGTTCCCGACGGCCGACGGCCTGGCGCGCTTCGGGGCGCAGGTCGCCGCCGACCCCGCGGAACCGACCGACGAAGCGTACCCGCTCACGCTCACGACGGCGCGGACGGCCGAGGCGTACAACACGGGGGTCCGCTCGCGCGCCGGGCCGGGGGATCGCGGGGCGCTGGTCGCGCGCGTCCACCCGGCGACGGTCGAGCGCCACCGGTCGGGGATCGAGCGCGGCGGGGACGGGCCGACCGCGACGCTCCAGTCGCGCCGGGGGGCGGTCCCCGCCCGCCTCGTCCCCGACCAGGGCGTCCCGGAGGGGGTGGTCTGGGTGCCGATCCACCACCCGCTCGCCAACCGACTCACGCTCCCGGCGGTCGATCCGCTGTCACGAGAGCCGAACTACAAGCAGTGCGCCGTCAGGCTGGTCGCGCCCGAGCGGTCGCGGGGCGTCGCGCTCCCGGAGGTGAGCTGA
- a CDS encoding pyridoxal-phosphate dependent enzyme, with protein MLYCPACGTEYDDRWRCECGHPLEFAEEPRPDRYEPDPREGLWAYTPFLPVEKRVTLGEGYTPLVDAPKWDAGFKLEYVFPTGSFKDRGATATLSRAVEVGAERVVEDSSGNAGAAIATYAARAGVDCTIYVPAAVKESKVRAIERAGAEVVRVEGSREAVTEACVEAVETCGGWYASHAWNPAFFAGTATFAYEVAHQRDWTVPDAVVLPLGHGTLFLGAYRGFRALREAGWTDRMPRLLGVQAAGYDPITQALHGSSDGRNDLADGIQIREPVRRDEILTAIEATDGDAISVDAAATERELDALHANGFYTESTSAVAPAGLREYRERGVIDADADVVVPLTGSGLKT; from the coding sequence ATGCTCTACTGCCCCGCCTGTGGTACCGAGTACGACGACCGGTGGCGCTGCGAGTGCGGCCACCCGCTCGAGTTCGCCGAGGAGCCGCGACCCGATCGGTACGAACCCGACCCGCGCGAGGGGCTGTGGGCGTACACCCCCTTCCTTCCGGTGGAGAAACGCGTGACGTTGGGCGAGGGGTACACGCCGCTCGTGGACGCGCCGAAGTGGGACGCCGGGTTCAAACTGGAGTACGTCTTCCCGACGGGGAGCTTCAAGGACCGCGGAGCGACGGCGACGCTCTCGCGGGCGGTCGAGGTCGGCGCGGAGCGCGTCGTCGAGGACTCCTCCGGCAACGCGGGGGCCGCGATCGCCACCTACGCCGCCCGCGCTGGGGTCGACTGCACCATCTACGTTCCCGCGGCGGTCAAGGAGTCGAAGGTCCGCGCCATCGAGCGCGCGGGGGCGGAGGTGGTGCGCGTCGAGGGGAGCCGCGAGGCCGTCACCGAGGCGTGCGTCGAGGCCGTCGAGACGTGCGGAGGGTGGTACGCGAGCCACGCGTGGAACCCCGCGTTCTTCGCCGGGACGGCCACGTTCGCCTACGAGGTCGCCCACCAGCGCGACTGGACGGTGCCCGACGCCGTCGTCCTCCCGCTCGGCCACGGAACGCTCTTTCTCGGCGCGTACCGCGGCTTCCGCGCGCTCCGCGAGGCGGGCTGGACCGACCGGATGCCCCGGTTGCTCGGCGTGCAGGCGGCGGGATACGATCCGATCACACAGGCGCTCCACGGGTCGTCCGACGGGCGGAACGACCTCGCCGACGGAATCCAGATCCGCGAGCCGGTGCGCCGCGACGAGATCCTGACGGCCATCGAGGCGACCGACGGCGACGCCATCAGCGTGGACGCCGCGGCCACCGAGCGCGAGCTAGACGCCCTTCACGCGAACGGCTTCTACACCGAGTCGACGTCCGCCGTCGCGCCCGCCGGACTGCGCGAGTACCGCGAGCGCGGCGTGATCGACGCCGACGCGGACGTGGTCGTCCCGCTCACCGGAAGCGGACTGAAGACGTGA